TCCCCACGTACGCCTTCACCTGTTCCTCCCCTATTTTGTAATTCTTTTACGTAGTCATCATCGTATCTCGCCACCGAAGCCCAGGCTTTGCCCTGTCCTGTACCTCCCGAACCGACCAAGAGGGATGCGAGGGGTTTCTGCCAGCCGGATGGAGGGGTGAGGAGCAGGGTGACGGAGAGGAGGCGCAAGTGTCGGGGAGTAAGGGAGAGGTAAGAGGGAGGTGCTTGGTTGTTGAATAAGAGGTGGATATATCTACACCATCGACGTTCTATTGAGTCATCAGCACATATTATATAGACAAAAAAGACACTATATCACTTACGACTAGGAATGGAAACGCCACGTCCTGTACTAGTAGGTTTCATTCTCCTACTCGAATGCAGCTTGAACACTTCATCGACTCTCCCATCTGCTCGATCTTCTTGACCTTTCTGCCCCGCTGGACGTTCATCTCCGATGTCAATAGGATCGTAAGGAGGCGTACTTTGGAGCTCGATACGTTCCgagggaggtggagaaggccGGGATATGGttgtggtggaagagaaggaactGGCGGTATCATTATCGTCTTCATGATCATTGCCCTTGACGACTGGGCCAACTTGAATCCTCTCTGATCTTGCAGGTGTCAAAGTGCCTCCTCGCTCCACAGAAGGATCGTCATCAACTTGTAATGTCGCAGCTTCTTTTCCACCTCCGATGAACACCCAACCTTCCTTATCTTCGGCATCGACATCAGAAGGAGACGCACTCTGCTCTTGACTATGGGCTTTCTGTTTTTCTCTTTGCGCCAATCTTCTAGCTAACTCTTTGTAAGAGTAAGAACGGTCAAGCtctggaggtggaggaagctCGGATAATGAGAGGAGATACGAGCATAAGAGGGTACCAGATCGACCCTGTACTTGGTCAGTTTTCTATAGGCTAACCTCAATAGCGTCGGGACGACTCACTTTTCCGGCTTTACAATGGATGATAGCAATCCGTtcctcatccccttccAGCCATGCGGTCATCTCCCTGACAGCTAATGGCAAGAGAGGTAATGGTGGAGGGTGGTGGTCGGGGAACGGGTATCTCGATACACGATTGTGCATGCTTTCAGGAGAATAAGCATTCTCATACAGCGGACACCTTAAAGCTCGGCGGTCAGCTCAGCGACAAGCAGTAAGCAGGGGCGAGTTTACGGACAAATTCCAAATCCACCACTTCTCGCCGTGTCTTGATGTTATAAACCTGAGAACATCTCGACGTTTGTTACGATACAGCGCTGCAACCCCTGTTGCTGGGTATCCCATACTAGATTTTGAGTTAGCACCGGGCTCAAGAGGCTAAAAAAGTGTTAAGCATGTACGAACATGATGATCCTGTCGGTCACTTCAAATTCCGGTTCAGCCGTGTACGATAATGAGACAACTTAAGAGAACTTACCATAGACGAGATCGAGATTAACAGCCGCTTCGGGATCTATAAATCTGGCTTTGTTACCAGAGACGAGCTTGCGGATGTAGTCGAAGGACATGGTGTATGGGTTAGACAGGGATCAAAGCCAACATTGAGATGTCGAGGTTTAGTTTTACCCCTTTTAGGTCAAATTGtacttccttctcccgtCCCATCCATGACGTACTAGAGACCCCGCTCTTGTGACAAGAACATGTGGTGCTAAGAAGGTTTCTGAGTTGATTTGTTCGCATGGTGCAGTGGTAGCATATCGCTTTCCGGTGGTGGTTCGGCGAAGATCATGGGTTCGAACCCCATTGCGaattttctttttgatcTTTTTGCCTGCTTCCTTTGAATGCCTCCTTCGAGTGCATGCTTTTTCGATGAATGCGGTTTACAGTGCTAGTTGTATACGGCAGATTATGCATAAGAAGTGCATGAAAGCATACGGATAGAGTTATGGAGTTACGTACGCGCAAAGACGCGTTCTGCTATTAGTCGTTTATTTGTGTCCGCTGGGTAATTTAATCTGTTTGTTGTGAGACAGTACACCCTGACTCCTCAATGACTCCTCAATATATCTCAATTTTCCGCtatttcatcatctgcgcATTCTTTCTGCTATAATAGATTACAAGCCATCGACCAAAGCTGCTGCCTACATTGGTGAGTGCTCTCGCTCGGGCTCCTGTCGCCAGTTTTGTTACCTCCACCCGGTACCATCAGTCGTCGACCCAATAAACCCTGGGCCGGCATCTTGTTTGTTTGGCCGTACCGTGTTAACAAGATTAACATTGCATGTTATAGTTCCAGGCTCCTGTTCTCCATCGTTgtctgttcttctttctaCGACACCGACGCAAAAGCTTCAACAAAAATCACTACCAATCTTCTGCAGTGATCCGCGATaacttcattcttctttcgagTGTTTGTTCTTTACCGCAGCGAA
This region of Cryptococcus neoformans var. neoformans B-3501A chromosome 10, whole genome shotgun sequence genomic DNA includes:
- a CDS encoding hypothetical protein (Match to EST gb|CF188488.1|CF188488), whose translation is MSFDYIRKLVSGNKARFIDPEAAVNLDLVYVTDRIIIMGYPATGVAALYRNKRRDVLRFITSRHGEKWWIWNLCPLYENAYSPESMHNRVSRYPFPDHHPPPLPLLPLAVREMTAWLEGDEERIAIIHCKAGKGRSGTLLCSYLLSLSELPPPPELDRSYSYKELARRLAQREKQKAHSQEQSASPSDVDAEDKEGWVFIGGGKEAATLQVDDDPSVERGGTLTPARSERIQVGPVVKGNDHEDDNDTASSFSSTTTISRPSPPPSERIELQSTPPYDPIDIGDERPAGQKGQEDRADGRVDEVFKLHSSRRMKPTSTGRGVSIPSQRRWCRYIHLLFNNQAPPSYLSLTPRHLRLLSVTLLLTPPSGWQKPLASLLVGSGGTGQGKAWASVARYDDDYVKELQNRGGTGEGVRGEITWGGVAGDGRFDAHKMFRSFGKMVPADVNKDVVAVLPKDHQNYVIHHLAPNHSHLTLDRSREFRLKFHLGNLPLGWTWLIPAFHLPEPSSSNSEGGEGAVKRVHTLSFPRSQVDFPLGPGAALHQVLIRLEEVTEDRMGEDDEVPARLMNDEEEEREGIENDSKEDKVREEGE